One stretch of Balneola sp. MJW-20 DNA includes these proteins:
- a CDS encoding PorV/PorQ family protein: MKLNRFTISAALVLVLSVSATAQSILPNFGGDRSGTSGFQFAKIIVDARSASMGSSNMADAFDASSLYWNPALASRMESSEFMAGHTVYFADINMEYLSYVQRKGKFAFGASVQYLNSGDIKETTEFQPFGTGRTFRTIHMNVGLTASHAITELFSYGITVRYLMERIEEVEIKTGAIDFGFFYTVGETGLRFAVGINNFGLDTSPSGTTIRETTQGNEEVSDFADVSLPTRFNIAAAYDAFENEQNKLVITGQITNPSDNSERVGLGVEYGFMKQFFLRSGYEFGREERIIPSFGAGIKVPFAGRSFSADYGYTQFDRLGTVHRVALRVAL, encoded by the coding sequence ATGAAATTAAACCGTTTTACAATTTCCGCTGCTCTGGTTCTGGTATTGAGCGTCAGTGCAACGGCACAGAGTATTCTTCCAAATTTTGGAGGAGACCGCTCCGGTACCTCCGGATTCCAGTTTGCGAAGATCATTGTAGATGCCCGGTCGGCATCAATGGGCAGTTCAAACATGGCGGATGCTTTTGATGCTTCCAGTCTTTATTGGAACCCGGCCCTGGCTTCCAGAATGGAGAGCAGCGAGTTCATGGCAGGCCACACCGTATATTTTGCAGATATCAATATGGAATATCTGAGTTATGTACAGCGTAAGGGCAAGTTCGCTTTCGGTGCTTCTGTACAGTACCTGAACTCCGGGGATATTAAGGAGACCACAGAATTTCAGCCTTTTGGTACAGGAAGAACATTCAGAACCATTCATATGAATGTTGGGCTGACCGCATCTCATGCGATCACAGAATTATTCAGTTATGGCATTACTGTGAGATATCTGATGGAAAGAATTGAAGAGGTCGAGATCAAAACCGGTGCTATCGATTTTGGCTTCTTTTACACAGTAGGAGAGACCGGACTCCGGTTCGCAGTAGGTATTAATAATTTTGGTCTGGATACCAGTCCATCAGGTACAACCATACGTGAGACAACACAGGGGAATGAAGAGGTGAGCGATTTTGCCGATGTTTCCCTGCCAACACGATTTAATATAGCAGCAGCATACGATGCTTTTGAGAATGAACAAAATAAACTGGTGATCACAGGTCAGATCACCAACCCGAGTGATAATTCAGAACGGGTAGGATTGGGTGTCGAATATGGATTCATGAAGCAGTTCTTTCTAAGAAGCGGTTACGAGTTCGGAAGGGAAGAAAGAATTATTCCCAGCTTTGGAGCAGGTATTAAAGTTCCTTTCGCCGGTCGTTCGTTCTCTGCTGATTATGGATATACTCAATTTGACCGTCTTGGAACAGTTCACCGTGTAGCCCTAAGAGTAGCACTATAA
- a CDS encoding carboxypeptidase-like regulatory domain-containing protein produces the protein MMKKIIFSTLLLLVLVPMLAFGQNTGTLKGTIIDAEFNEPLPGVNIFIKGTTFGAATNVDGNYEIRNIRPGEYNVEISFVGFERVLLTGIRITAGEETELNYTLKEQILTSDEEVVVVGEAPIFDVEKSSTSSNISRSQIEAAPIRRVEDAVQLQSGVVKDPTGLYIKGGRAYETGYVVDGVSAQDPLAGTGFGLDLGANSFSNIEVITGGVGAEYGDVTSGVVAVQTRDGGDKYEGSFSHKRDNFGSNVASNQANFFTDIYELSIGGPGLLSEKLLPALGLDLPGRISFFATGQLAVSDEYTKNSANQVRSSLIDDTFWSPRQDNRWNGMLKMTYNIKPGMKFQAAYQRSLTVNQNTRMLQITGADVQIRPGYQFIFQPDLDNANTYTHESKLAYVKWTHTVSQTAFYDIQLSRLFTRLRSDANGRDWRPENVDSEFDPESITTFPAREFEGGDDFTYVLAGPGFYNNGGIATLWHDHFAEEITLKSTVTKFFNERQNQLTGGFEFKFNDYQWIDITRPWIGAPIQIDENTFSETRRVGETFDIWRVRPKRGAFFLSDKIRYRGLIATIGARLEYWAPGAYVDRAIDNPEAPIPDFIRDEYKNDTKKIFGQRFKFRLLPKVRVSFPVRENQVLFFNYGHSARIPHPSFVYAGLDPFYQDQSDFPDLGNPNLNPEVDISYEIGLRNQLSANDALNISAFWRDKYDFVTTQTITVQDPTGRPVQRAFRINGDYARSRGVEMTYIKRYRDLLQGQLSVTYSRAEGLSSTNDDNFQNIAGQQLVGNNVETPLAWDRPWDIKGNITFTYDRDEPLFDLAPLNQFRAFLSAVWRSGNRYTPYEFVGFSRNPVTGANDWRPIYERVQDPSKRFSEVGPSWFYMDLNIQKWIEIGDTRLSAFLEITNLLNNQNAIIVNPVTGEGYRSDYPNSQEALVNLRNDRSYDVPGNVRDPRYLDPNDNNVPSYLNPANFLQQRQIMFGISLQF, from the coding sequence ATGATGAAGAAAATTATTTTTTCCACTTTATTATTATTGGTGTTAGTACCCATGCTTGCTTTCGGGCAAAATACGGGAACTCTGAAGGGTACAATCATTGATGCAGAGTTTAATGAACCACTGCCCGGTGTGAATATCTTTATCAAGGGAACAACGTTCGGGGCAGCAACAAATGTGGATGGAAATTATGAGATCCGTAATATTCGTCCGGGTGAATATAATGTTGAGATCTCCTTTGTAGGCTTTGAAAGGGTTCTTTTGACCGGGATAAGGATCACCGCCGGGGAAGAAACAGAACTTAATTATACGTTGAAGGAGCAGATCCTTACTTCGGATGAGGAAGTAGTAGTAGTGGGTGAGGCACCTATTTTTGATGTAGAAAAATCTTCCACCTCAAGTAATATCAGTCGCTCACAGATCGAGGCAGCACCAATCCGCCGGGTTGAAGATGCCGTTCAGTTGCAATCGGGGGTCGTAAAAGATCCAACGGGTCTGTATATAAAAGGAGGCCGTGCCTATGAGACCGGCTACGTAGTTGACGGAGTTTCGGCTCAGGATCCCCTCGCAGGTACCGGTTTCGGTCTGGATCTTGGTGCTAATTCATTTTCAAATATTGAAGTAATCACCGGTGGGGTCGGGGCCGAGTACGGAGATGTAACTTCCGGTGTGGTAGCTGTTCAGACCCGGGACGGTGGGGACAAATATGAAGGAAGTTTCAGCCACAAACGGGATAATTTTGGTTCCAATGTAGCCTCAAATCAGGCTAATTTTTTCACTGACATTTATGAGCTAAGTATTGGAGGCCCGGGTCTTCTGTCAGAAAAGCTGCTGCCTGCACTTGGTCTGGATCTGCCGGGAAGAATAAGTTTCTTTGCCACCGGTCAGCTGGCTGTTTCCGATGAGTACACCAAAAACTCTGCTAACCAGGTTCGCTCTTCCCTGATAGATGATACTTTCTGGTCTCCGCGACAGGATAATCGCTGGAACGGGATGCTTAAGATGACCTATAATATTAAGCCGGGGATGAAATTCCAGGCGGCTTACCAGCGTTCACTCACGGTGAATCAAAACACCCGAATGTTGCAGATCACCGGTGCTGATGTTCAGATACGTCCGGGCTATCAGTTTATATTTCAGCCCGACCTGGATAATGCCAATACCTATACACATGAATCAAAATTGGCTTACGTAAAGTGGACGCACACCGTTTCACAGACTGCTTTTTATGATATACAGCTATCCCGCCTTTTTACCCGCCTTCGTTCCGATGCAAATGGCAGGGACTGGAGACCGGAAAATGTAGATAGTGAATTTGATCCCGAGAGTATCACCACATTTCCAGCCCGGGAATTTGAGGGGGGTGATGATTTTACCTACGTCCTTGCCGGACCCGGATTCTATAATAACGGAGGTATTGCTACTCTCTGGCATGACCACTTTGCTGAAGAGATCACGTTGAAGTCCACCGTTACAAAATTCTTTAATGAGCGTCAGAATCAACTGACCGGTGGTTTCGAATTTAAGTTCAATGATTATCAGTGGATCGATATTACCCGTCCGTGGATCGGGGCACCAATCCAGATCGACGAAAATACTTTCTCCGAGACCAGAAGAGTGGGAGAAACCTTTGATATATGGCGTGTAAGACCAAAGAGAGGAGCTTTTTTCTTAAGTGATAAGATCCGCTACCGTGGACTGATCGCGACTATCGGCGCCCGCCTGGAATACTGGGCTCCTGGTGCTTATGTGGATCGTGCGATCGACAATCCTGAAGCTCCTATTCCTGATTTTATCCGGGATGAGTATAAAAATGATACCAAGAAGATCTTCGGCCAGCGTTTTAAATTTCGCCTTTTGCCTAAAGTGAGAGTTTCCTTCCCGGTACGTGAAAATCAGGTGCTCTTCTTTAATTATGGTCATTCTGCCAGGATCCCGCATCCAAGTTTTGTTTATGCCGGTCTGGATCCCTTTTATCAGGATCAGTCAGACTTCCCCGATCTCGGTAACCCGAATCTGAACCCGGAAGTGGATATCTCTTACGAGATCGGTCTGAGAAATCAGCTTTCTGCCAATGATGCATTGAACATCTCGGCTTTCTGGAGAGATAAGTACGATTTTGTCACTACTCAGACCATTACCGTGCAGGATCCAACCGGACGTCCGGTACAGCGTGCTTTCCGGATTAACGGAGACTATGCACGATCACGGGGAGTTGAGATGACATATATTAAAAGGTACCGTGACCTGCTGCAGGGACAACTGTCGGTAACCTACTCCAGAGCGGAAGGTCTGAGTTCAACCAATGACGATAATTTCCAGAACATCGCCGGGCAGCAGCTGGTAGGAAATAATGTTGAGACCCCGCTTGCCTGGGATCGGCCATGGGATATCAAAGGGAATATTACTTTTACTTACGACCGGGATGAGCCACTGTTTGACCTTGCACCTCTGAATCAGTTTCGTGCTTTTCTATCAGCGGTTTGGAGAAGCGGTAACAGATACACACCCTATGAATTTGTAGGCTTTTCTCGTAACCCTGTGACAGGAGCCAATGACTGGAGACCTATCTATGAAAGAGTACAGGATCCTTCAAAGAGATTTAGTGAAGTGGGGCCATCCTGGTTTTATATGGATCTGAACATTCAAAAATGGATAGAGATCGGTGATACCAGACTATCTGCATTTCTTGAGATCACCAATCTCCTGAATAACCAGAATGCGATCATTGTGAATCCTGTAACCGGTGAGGGGTACCGTTCAGACTATCCTAATTCACAGGAAGCACTGGTTAATCTTAGAAATGACCGGTCCTATGATGTGCCTGGTAATGTGAGAGATCCAAGATATCTCGACCCAAATGATAATAACGTGCCGTCGTACTTAAACCCTGCGAACTTTCTGCAGCAGCGACAGATCATGTTTGGAATATCCTTACAGTTTTAA
- a CDS encoding T9SS type A sorting domain-containing protein → MRKLLQSFLVVAVLLIPVIAQAQVDTVSVRDFNTYENLTSEDEISQNPLTGQTVQFTAVVTSYPLSSGLASYNEAEDDIGRIHFFVTDTAAVTQGRDGMSIQIVESNLALIEDAGMTRGSVVEFVGSLTFFGSTAQVDLESLNILGTVASDYPEFAPLLEPWEITADELNIANGDGTYEVSLANYGKYNGAYVRLANSTVSNVSTGDRPNWAVNSGGSRVYVYDTSLRFRNDRPTYRTGYNWRHAEDGDFVPPVPGANVDLSGFVVLNGDDPDGNNAADKSTFNINPFEDGVVWLNDTRFVDGQDLGGGQTFEWPNDLVVNGLPPALSQLTQTPESGVTSSDQVVVTVNAVSQEQAGTVTGVSLFYQATGDASVTEVPMTNTSGDTYEATLPTFANFSSVSYYIEATGSNNLVGRFPISGTQNFFVADEAISSVEVLQKTADESTGASPLAGAGTIEMNISGLITSAVGTDGVVILQDNAAAWGGIFLEQTAETEALVRGDSITVTAGAVVEQEVNGSITLSQLTDLTFTVNSSGNDIEAVIPSVLTSDAVALEAAGEVEAFEGMVVKFENAFFVEEGSFGEWTIANTAPGADTIGVIMNEDIRSSAIGETNIPGDLSRFVRDDATFTAVYGLVAASFGSHKIMPRNLDDIQGTNWAIPNVQFDLLTPEDGATVAVTSDINVTWESTTDYDGDEVSYEWVLYAAADTSEIVAVPANNGGLDPNVTLPYATVDGLLSGAGLAVGETADFVWNVRAIDSSDTVGVAFGYDFDAQAFNFGYNTLTLERGVQTSNEDESGLPTEYTLKQNYPNPFNPTTQISFDLPAASEVRLDVYDMLGRRVATVVNERFTAGSHTVQFNANSLASGMYIYRINAGNFSFTRKMMLIK, encoded by the coding sequence ATGAGAAAACTTCTACAATCTTTTCTGGTTGTTGCTGTTCTTCTGATTCCTGTAATCGCGCAGGCACAGGTTGACACAGTCTCGGTCAGAGATTTTAATACATATGAAAATTTAACCTCGGAGGATGAGATTTCTCAGAATCCTCTGACGGGGCAAACGGTTCAGTTTACTGCTGTTGTTACATCATATCCGCTGAGCTCAGGACTGGCTTCTTACAACGAAGCTGAAGACGATATTGGACGAATCCACTTTTTTGTAACTGATACAGCTGCTGTCACTCAGGGACGTGACGGAATGTCTATTCAGATCGTGGAAAGCAACCTGGCACTAATTGAAGACGCCGGAATGACCAGAGGTTCGGTTGTGGAATTTGTGGGTTCACTCACTTTCTTTGGAAGTACTGCACAGGTAGACCTCGAGTCTCTTAATATTCTGGGTACGGTTGCATCCGATTATCCGGAATTTGCTCCTCTGCTCGAGCCATGGGAGATTACTGCTGATGAGCTGAATATTGCCAACGGCGACGGGACATATGAAGTGTCTCTGGCCAACTATGGAAAGTACAATGGTGCTTATGTACGACTGGCAAACTCTACCGTATCTAACGTATCTACCGGAGACCGTCCTAACTGGGCTGTTAACAGCGGTGGTTCAAGAGTATATGTTTATGATACTTCTTTAAGATTCAGAAATGACCGACCTACTTACCGAACCGGTTATAACTGGCGTCATGCAGAAGACGGCGATTTTGTACCTCCGGTACCGGGTGCAAATGTTGACCTGAGTGGTTTCGTTGTTCTGAATGGAGATGATCCGGACGGAAACAATGCTGCAGATAAGAGCACCTTTAACATCAACCCGTTTGAAGATGGTGTTGTATGGCTGAATGATACCCGATTTGTTGACGGTCAGGATCTGGGCGGCGGACAGACTTTCGAATGGCCAAATGACCTAGTAGTTAATGGACTGCCACCGGCACTTTCTCAGTTAACTCAGACTCCTGAATCAGGTGTAACTTCCAGTGATCAGGTAGTAGTTACTGTAAATGCAGTTTCCCAGGAACAAGCAGGTACAGTTACAGGTGTGAGCCTTTTCTATCAGGCTACCGGAGATGCCAGTGTGACTGAAGTTCCTATGACAAACACTTCAGGTGACACATACGAAGCAACACTTCCAACATTCGCTAACTTCAGCTCTGTTTCTTATTACATCGAAGCAACGGGTTCCAATAACTTAGTAGGTCGTTTCCCGATCTCCGGAACTCAGAATTTCTTCGTAGCTGATGAAGCTATTTCTTCTGTTGAAGTACTGCAGAAAACTGCTGACGAAAGCACCGGAGCCAGCCCTCTTGCAGGCGCAGGCACCATTGAGATGAATATTTCCGGTCTGATCACCTCAGCTGTAGGAACCGATGGTGTGGTAATTCTGCAGGACAATGCAGCTGCATGGGGCGGTATCTTTCTTGAGCAGACTGCAGAGACTGAAGCTCTTGTTCGTGGAGACAGCATTACCGTAACGGCTGGTGCCGTTGTTGAGCAGGAAGTAAACGGTTCAATCACGCTTTCACAGCTGACCGATCTTACTTTTACAGTGAATTCTTCCGGAAATGATATTGAAGCGGTGATTCCTTCCGTGCTAACTTCAGATGCCGTTGCTCTTGAAGCAGCCGGTGAAGTTGAAGCATTCGAAGGTATGGTCGTTAAATTCGAAAATGCATTCTTCGTAGAAGAGGGCAGCTTTGGTGAGTGGACCATTGCTAACACGGCACCGGGTGCAGATACGATCGGTGTGATCATGAACGAGGATATCCGTTCATCTGCGATCGGTGAGACCAATATTCCTGGTGATCTGAGTCGTTTCGTACGTGACGATGCAACATTCACAGCCGTTTATGGTCTGGTAGCTGCTTCTTTCGGAAGCCATAAGATCATGCCGCGTAACCTGGATGATATTCAGGGTACTAACTGGGCTATTCCAAATGTTCAGTTCGACCTGCTGACACCAGAAGATGGTGCAACAGTTGCTGTTACAAGCGACATCAACGTTACCTGGGAATCTACCACCGACTATGACGGTGATGAAGTAAGTTATGAGTGGGTGCTCTATGCAGCTGCTGATACTTCTGAGATCGTTGCTGTTCCTGCTAACAATGGCGGACTGGATCCAAATGTAACACTTCCATATGCTACCGTAGACGGTCTCCTAAGTGGTGCCGGACTCGCTGTAGGTGAAACTGCAGACTTTGTATGGAATGTAAGAGCAATCGACAGTTCAGATACTGTCGGCGTTGCCTTTGGTTATGACTTTGATGCACAGGCATTCAACTTCGGATATAATACTCTGACTCTTGAGAGAGGAGTTCAGACTTCTAACGAAGATGAATCAGGACTGCCAACAGAGTATACTCTGAAGCAAAACTATCCTAACCCATTCAACCCGACCACTCAGATCTCTTTTGATCTGCCTGCAGCCAGTGAAGTAAGACTGGATGTATATGATATGCTCGGAAGAAGGGTAGCCACTGTGGTTAATGAGCGTTTTACTGCCGGTTCTCATACCGTTCAGTTCAATGCTAACAGCCTCGCAAGTGGTATGTACATTTATCGCATTAACGCAGGTAACTTCTCGTTCACCCGCAAAATGATGCTGATCAAGTAA
- a CDS encoding TIGR04283 family arsenosugar biosynthesis glycosyltransferase has product MRSGISSNKISVIIPVYNESEGIAGLLEYLQKVFKPGECEIILADGGSDDDTVEIASDYPCRIVVSPDKGRAAQMNYGARLAEGEIFYFLHADTYPPENVTSLIRSALSKSEVAAGCFQLRFDHDHPALKLYSWFTRFDVDLFRFGDQSLFIERQAFDKSGGFDEDLIVMEDQEIINRIRKEGGFRLMEEYVQTSARKYKKVGLYKLQLIFTLITILYYLGVPQAVLVHFYRTMIPG; this is encoded by the coding sequence ATGAGGTCAGGCATAAGTTCGAATAAGATCAGTGTTATCATTCCCGTTTATAATGAATCGGAGGGTATAGCCGGTCTTCTGGAATATCTCCAAAAGGTCTTTAAACCCGGTGAATGTGAGATCATTTTAGCAGACGGGGGCTCGGATGATGACACCGTTGAAATAGCTTCAGATTATCCATGCCGGATAGTTGTGAGCCCAGACAAAGGAAGAGCCGCACAGATGAATTACGGGGCCCGTCTTGCGGAGGGAGAAATATTCTATTTTCTCCATGCGGATACTTATCCTCCTGAAAATGTAACGTCATTGATTCGTTCTGCACTGAGTAAAAGCGAAGTTGCTGCAGGCTGTTTTCAGCTTCGATTCGATCACGATCATCCAGCTCTAAAGCTCTATAGCTGGTTTACCCGATTTGATGTGGATCTGTTCCGTTTCGGAGACCAGAGTTTATTTATTGAACGACAGGCATTCGATAAATCCGGAGGCTTTGATGAGGATTTGATCGTGATGGAGGATCAGGAGATCATTAACCGTATCCGGAAGGAAGGCGGGTTCAGGTTAATGGAAGAGTACGTGCAGACATCTGCAAGAAAGTACAAAAAAGTCGGTCTGTATAAGCTACAGTTAATATTTACTTTAATAACGATCCTGTACTACCTGGGAGTACCGCAGGCCGTTTTAGTACATTTTTATCGAACGATGATTCCCGGCTAA
- a CDS encoding TIGR04282 family arsenosugar biosynthesis glycosyltransferase, translating into MKAVLIIFVKNRVPGKVKTRLAADLGDIRALEVYEKLLKYTRSVMIEADTRNQVWFSGEVPDGNEWNKSAQKLMVQPTGNLGEKMSHAFRWNFEQGAEKVMIIGSDCAEITSGHIKKAITALNDKDLVIGPAKDGGYYLLAMKTYYPEIFNGVDWSTSKVLMQTLNTAERLGLESVLLEELNDVDELEDWNEVRHKFE; encoded by the coding sequence ATGAAAGCGGTACTTATAATATTTGTCAAAAACCGGGTTCCCGGTAAAGTTAAGACCAGGCTGGCAGCCGACCTTGGAGATATCAGGGCACTGGAAGTTTATGAAAAGCTGCTCAAATATACCCGTTCTGTGATGATTGAGGCAGACACTCGAAATCAGGTCTGGTTTTCCGGTGAGGTCCCTGATGGGAATGAATGGAATAAGTCTGCTCAGAAGCTTATGGTTCAGCCAACCGGCAACCTGGGAGAGAAAATGTCTCATGCTTTCCGCTGGAATTTTGAACAGGGAGCGGAAAAAGTAATGATCATCGGGAGCGATTGTGCGGAGATCACTTCCGGACATATAAAAAAGGCAATTACTGCTTTGAATGATAAAGATCTCGTGATAGGACCTGCAAAGGACGGAGGTTATTATCTGCTGGCTATGAAGACATATTATCCTGAGATCTTTAATGGAGTGGATTGGAGTACATCAAAAGTATTGATGCAGACCCTTAATACTGCTGAAAGGCTGGGTCTGGAATCTGTGCTGCTTGAAGAGCTGAATGATGTGGATGAACTGGAGGACTGGAATGAGGTCAGGCATAAGTTCGAATAA
- the arsS gene encoding arsenosugar biosynthesis radical SAM (seleno)protein ArsS (Some members of this family are selenoproteins.) has protein sequence MKSLKAEGHSLSDPRIQLDILNQHNERLKTTPKFEEKISEIGLYPLQPNEIEIFQINVGYMCNMTCKHCHVDAGPDRQEIMTKETLKQCLAALDDPRIKTVDLTGGAPEMNPHFRWFVEEVRRKGKKVIVRSNLTILTTNKFGDLPDFFAKHKVEVTCSLPFYSKRRTDQQRGEGTYDKSVSALKILNDLGYGTDPELQLNLVNNPVGAFLPGSQETLEEQFKKELHRSHGIHFNNLFTITNLPISRFLNFLLMSGNLEDYMDKLVQAFNPAAASGVMCRNTISVSWDGYLYDCDFNQMLEIKTHEKAGQHVSEFDLDKLNQRDIKTDQHCYGCTAGAGSSCGGATT, from the coding sequence ATGAAAAGCCTCAAAGCAGAAGGCCATAGTTTATCGGATCCAAGGATCCAGCTGGATATACTGAACCAGCATAACGAAAGATTAAAAACCACCCCGAAGTTCGAAGAAAAGATCAGTGAAATAGGTCTATACCCTCTTCAGCCCAACGAAATTGAAATATTTCAGATAAACGTTGGGTATATGTGCAATATGACCTGCAAACATTGTCATGTAGACGCCGGACCGGACCGGCAGGAGATCATGACCAAGGAAACACTCAAACAGTGTCTTGCTGCTCTTGATGATCCCCGGATCAAGACGGTTGATCTCACGGGTGGTGCACCGGAGATGAATCCTCATTTTCGCTGGTTTGTAGAAGAGGTGCGTCGAAAAGGGAAAAAGGTCATTGTCCGGTCGAACCTGACCATTCTGACCACAAATAAATTCGGAGATCTGCCCGATTTTTTTGCTAAGCATAAGGTTGAGGTTACTTGCTCACTGCCTTTTTACAGTAAAAGACGAACCGACCAGCAACGGGGTGAGGGAACTTATGATAAATCGGTGAGTGCGCTGAAGATATTGAATGATCTCGGTTATGGTACGGATCCTGAACTCCAGCTTAATCTGGTAAATAATCCGGTTGGCGCATTTTTACCGGGAAGCCAGGAAACCCTTGAAGAGCAGTTTAAAAAAGAGCTGCATCGCAGCCATGGGATCCATTTCAATAATCTGTTTACCATCACGAACCTGCCTATTAGCCGTTTTTTGAACTTCCTGCTGATGTCCGGAAATCTGGAAGATTATATGGATAAACTGGTACAGGCTTTTAACCCGGCTGCTGCTTCCGGTGTAATGTGCCGCAACACGATCTCGGTTAGCTGGGACGGTTACCTGTATGATTGTGACTTCAACCAGATGCTGGAGATCAAAACGCATGAGAAGGCCGGGCAGCATGTGAGTGAATTTGATCTGGATAAACTGAATCAGAGAGACATAAAAACGGATCAGCATTGCTATGGTTGCACGGCCGGGGCCGGAAGCAGTTGTGGGGGAGCTACTACCTGA
- a CDS encoding arsenosugar biosynthesis-associated peroxidase-like protein, with translation MSKDYYNSDDLKKFPNVTEFQEELGEKFFKYYGAVFEEGALTKREKSLIALAVAHTVQCPYCIDAYSSESLETGASEEQMMEAVHVATAIRGGASLVHGVQMMNKVKDLSM, from the coding sequence ATGAGCAAGGATTATTACAACTCCGATGACCTGAAGAAGTTTCCGAATGTCACTGAATTCCAGGAAGAACTGGGCGAAAAGTTTTTTAAATATTATGGAGCTGTATTTGAAGAAGGAGCCCTTACTAAAAGAGAAAAATCACTTATTGCTTTAGCCGTAGCTCATACGGTACAGTGTCCGTATTGTATTGATGCTTATAGTTCCGAAAGTCTCGAAACCGGTGCATCAGAGGAACAAATGATGGAGGCCGTTCATGTGGCTACAGCGATCCGGGGCGGAGCCTCGCTGGTTCACGGTGTCCAGATGATGAATAAAGTGAAAGATCTGTCAATGTAA
- a CDS encoding MBL fold metallo-hydrolase yields MSASTNIKFWGVRGSTPCANIENMHFGGNTTCVQISIPGQDEMLVIDCGTGLRNLGNAIEEENGNLNGSIYITHPHWDHLQGFPFFKPLYCKGNEFNVYIPPQGDAGCKDILQGHMSNTFFPVSIDMLEAKMDCTTFEKGMMHFDAYDVEYMWANHTIDTAIFKFHIGGKAIIFAPDNELPVAKSDYAVSFLKEFRSFIHGADVLIHDAQFNMEQYEQRVGWGHSAWEVIVDIAREEKVSHLYLTHHDPDSTDKYLNNLEATIRERFEIYFDQIALAREGQEIILSYDS; encoded by the coding sequence TTGAGCGCATCTACAAATATAAAATTCTGGGGGGTCAGAGGTTCTACACCTTGTGCTAACATTGAGAATATGCACTTTGGTGGTAACACCACCTGTGTGCAGATCTCTATACCAGGGCAGGATGAAATGCTGGTCATAGATTGCGGGACAGGTCTCAGGAACCTGGGTAATGCTATCGAAGAAGAGAATGGCAACCTGAACGGTTCGATCTATATCACTCACCCACACTGGGATCATTTACAGGGTTTTCCTTTTTTCAAGCCTCTTTACTGTAAAGGAAACGAATTTAATGTGTATATCCCGCCCCAGGGAGACGCCGGATGTAAAGATATACTTCAGGGGCATATGTCTAACACGTTTTTCCCGGTTTCAATAGATATGCTGGAAGCAAAAATGGATTGTACCACTTTTGAGAAAGGTATGATGCATTTTGATGCCTACGATGTTGAATATATGTGGGCCAATCATACCATCGATACCGCGATCTTTAAATTTCACATCGGGGGCAAAGCGATCATATTTGCTCCTGACAATGAGCTTCCGGTAGCTAAAAGCGATTATGCGGTTTCATTTCTGAAAGAATTTCGTTCATTTATTCACGGCGCAGATGTGCTTATCCATGATGCTCAATTCAATATGGAGCAGTATGAACAAAGGGTCGGGTGGGGACACAGTGCTTGGGAAGTGATCGTGGACATAGCCCGGGAGGAAAAAGTTTCACATCTTTATCTGACACATCACGATCCTGACAGTACCGATAAGTATCTTAATAACCTCGAAGCTACTATCCGGGAAAGATTTGAGATATATTTTGACCAGATAGCCCTCGCCAGAGAAGGACAGGAAATTATCCTGTCCTATGACAGCTGA